From Solea senegalensis isolate Sse05_10M linkage group LG16, IFAPA_SoseM_1, whole genome shotgun sequence:
TTGCAAGaacatattttatcagatgttggaaaaaaagaaaatcagcttaATATATGGGCCAAATATTCATACTATACTACAagttccacaccaaagtccacagagaaaatcagttgtctgtttttctgaggtaaatctgaacgcagattttctctatggactttggtgtgggagagtgagtcagtCAGAAAAAGTTGTAAACATCTTGTGAAAATATAGATATAGACATAGGTCTCAGGCTGGTTGCTGGCAGCGATGAAGTGTCTGTGTCTCCTATCAGTATGTATACAGTATCTCATACAACCTCACTTcagaaaaacctgaactgtccctttaaagagacaaacactAAAAGAGCTCACATCTGACAGAGAGTAGAATTAGTGGCTCCATATTCAAGATATAAAAGTACTGTATCAAACTGTGAATTACACACTCTTACTCTGGTGGAGTATGCGATTAAAACTATAAAGCTGGGAATGACCCTTTATAGGTTTGGAATTACCAACAGGAGTAGTGATGATGGAAAGCAGACTCTCAGTGAGCGGACTGAAAGCAACTGTCCATTAACGCtttttactggaaaaaaaaaagatgggttAAATATTAATCTGGCTAAAATGCTTCTAAAAATAGCAACTGAATTAAAAGCTGCTGGCAGCAGTGCTCACTCAATTACCAAACACAATGTGAGCAGCAAGAGAGACAGCAGTGTGAACCCCAGCAGGCAGAGATAAAATCATGAGGCAGAGACACTTACAGAAAGCTATGGAAGCCCCTTTTTGccactaaagaaaaacaaacaaaaaagcgtACATATCATAATTATGAGCCAAGCTAAACAGATAAATTGGGAGTGAAGGGCCATCGTGGTAAAGTTTTTGCTGCTGGTGGAAACTATCCTGCCGTGACCAAGAAGAATCTTATAATTATAAGATGCAGGTGCatgagcagtgggcagcactaaTGCTGctcaatgagcaatggggaatTGGGTGctttgctcaggggcaccccagcccagGCCTGTCCCGGgattgaaccagtgaccttacCGGTTGCAAGCCCAAATCCTTTGCTCCTTACATATAAAATGTACCTGAGATGAGAAATGATCACATCATACATGTATGTTGCTCCcactttctctttcctctcataTCTGtcgttcttttttgtttttcttcattcagtGCAATAGCAGAGCATCATGTTGTTTACTTATCAGTTGTACATTACCACTATTTTTCACAATGCATTGTGGGATACTATGACTGCACTATACAGGGTATAATTATTGGAATGATTCAGACACTACAATCAAATGGtgtgagtgattttggaccTGATTCATAATGTATGGACCCTCATTGTTCAATATgcttatatgttgttattattattattagttattataattattgtttttccttttgtgtaaaataataaataatttaaaaaatatatatcatagtTGGTGCTACATCCAAATGTTGTGTTTGCTATCAAGGTCTATAATTAACTCCAGAGTTAGTACTATTACTGAAATGCAGACAGGAGAGCAGTAGTACAGTCATGGCAAATAGTAATAATGATTGTGTAGATATTAGAACAGTGCTACTGTGCCCCATGGTGGCCATTTTGTGCCACAGCAGTGATCCTGAAACGAAATTCCTTACACACAAAGTGTGGACTCTGCCTGGTTTGAGCTCCAGTTAGCCCAGAGaacgtgtatatatacagtagtttaACAACTATATTGTTTTTCAGGGACATGGTGGCTTCTATACTTAAGATAGAATACCCAAAATGGGCAAATATGATAGTataggatgatgatgtcagataacctttaaaaagtgtgttctGAGATTCGGCTGAAACACACTCTCTCAAGCagactttacatttacatgttatctgtgtgtgaaattgtgtgtgttttctttttgtgtttgatttcatgACTATGGTTTGCAGATGCCTACACAGATGAAGACCTCATGCTGTACTGGAAGAGCGGCGATGAGTCCCTCAGCACTGATGATCGCATCTCCCTGTCACAGTTCCTCATCCAAAAATTCCACACAACATCTCGCTTGGCCTTCTACAGCAGCACAGGTACACATTTGGAGTTTACAGTGAATTCAGCAATGCTTTGGTAATAAATGAACGGCTGGTAAGTACAACTCCAGTGTGCTATCATTTCTGTGGagtaaaaatatacataaaggCCACTTTTTTTACTTCAAGATCTGTTTAATTTCAGTGTACAAACTGAAAACTAAATTGCATTATTGCATATTACTTTGTGGTTACTGTTTGTTGTATAAAAGTCTGGGatttaatgtcattaaacaTGTTCCCAAATGGTTTCTAATATTGAAATCTTTCTACCACTGCGCAGTAGAACAATGTACTGCATCACAGTCTGTTGTGGAGACTGCTCAACAACTGACTCAGAAACAGCTTTTACCcaatttatttgttatgtgtgtgtgtgtgtgtgtgtgtgttttggagtgTGAATGTATACAGTTGTTGTTTAATGAGAGACCCCAAATTACGTTGTATATCAcatgcaatgacaataaaggtgttctattctattccattttATTTCCAGGCTGGTACAACCGCCTCTATATCAACTTCACATTGCGACGgcacatcttcttcttcttgctgcagACGTACTTTCCTGCCACGCTCATGGTCATGCTTTCCTGGGTGTCATTCTGGATCGACCGGCGAGCTGTGCCAGCCAGAGTTTCCCTGGGTAACAATGTCACATGTCCTTTGAAGTAATTGAGAAATGTGTCTACTTGTATATGTTACCTCTATAGGAACTGTCAGGACATGTCATCACAATTTAAAGACTCTTAAGACATTAAAACACCTGGATTAAAGCACATTTCCAAACTAACATTGTGTGTCCTATGTTCAGGCATTACTACTGTGCTGACTATGTCCACCATCATCACTGGTGTGAATGCATCCATGCCTCGTGTGTCCTACATCAAGGCTGTGGACATTTACCTGTGGGTcagctttgtctttgtcttcctgtccGTGTTGGAGTATGCCGCGGTCAACTACCTGTCCACTGTCCAGGACCGACGAGAACGCAAGATGAGAGAGAGGGCCCGATCTCAGGTTTGCTCatactttgtctttttttctcctgccaTTAGTGTAACATTATAATGAGTGAAGTTTGAAACACAACATCAATGATATGTTTTTCTCCCTCGTCCAGTCCCTGCCCTGCACCTGTGGCATCTCCCAGACACGAACCATGATCATGTTAGATGGCACCTACAGTGAGGcagacaccaacagtctggCTGGCTACACTGAGGAACCCATGGAGGAACAGGAAGAGGTTCCGAAGAAGCCTGAACACATGGTGGTCCATCTGTCAGTGAGCAGTGAGtcgaccaccaccaccaccaagaagaagaagagcttgCGTACCATCAGCatcattgaaaacacacacgccaTTGACAAATACTCCCGGATGATTTTCCCTGGTTCATACATCTTCTTCAACCTCATCTACTGGTCTGTCTACTGCTGAAAGACACTCCTGAGGCAGACTTAGAGACTTAGATCTACACAAAGACTGTACAAATGGAAGATTTTTGGATACAATATGTCTGGTGCTATTAGATTTAATACCTGATACCGCAGAATGTCATGCTTTTCACTTTAGCACCCATGTTATCAGGTCAGAGTAGCCACACTGCTATAATGgttcaaaaaaacacagtgaaagtgaTCTTTGACCACAGCTTCGATGTCTATACTGTACTAGAATGTGTCACAGGCATAAATATATGTAACACTCTCTGTAcctatttcaaataaaaacactctagTGTTTCCTGATTCTTTCATTTGATTCTTAacatacctgctgtacatgttaatcatgatacagattagatggagcatggctcttgtggttgctgtgttgtctgaagaaTGTCTGAAATGATTTCCAGCAGCAGTACTGCAGTTTTTATattgtctccttctacttccgggccaaagaccagggaggaaataATTACTGACTAAAATCGTACTTTTAACGTGCATGTAAACCCACTGACTGATTGGACAAAATAGAGGCAGGTGATCTGCTGttgtgacccctaaagggagaagcacTTATACCCCTTTGAAATCCTAATTCTGAATATCGGGTGGACGGCTGTCAAATAAGTGTCAGATTTGAATATACAGTACTTGGCCAAGGAGAACCTGACACTACCTCCAATTCTGAAGATCAGTCTTCAAGAGGACACATATAATCATCTGtctaataaatgaataatctgGTTTTAGAGACAACCTTGAAACTAGCTCAATCTGTATTTAACATGATCTCCTAGTCTCTTAACTAGCAATGGCTCtatgtttataataaatgacatttaatgatgCAATTAATAAAGCTTATATGTGGTGTCTGTTATGTCtactgtgtgtatacatatCCCTCTCATGTTAAACATCTtttagaaaacacaatgaagtgcttgttgttttttttacagtgctttactaagcaacacaacaacaacaacaaagcaacagCTTTTATTGAAAAGAGATAagacatctcttttttttaagggaGACCTGGCCAAGGAAGCAGTCctacaaaatcaaaacaatataaaacacgtacagtacatgttacacaaatgaacaataaaacagaatgaCAGCTATTCAAGTCCTCTCaagaaaaacagtgacattCCTCCTTCCCTGGATTCTTTATGATACTCTTCAAATCATTAATGGACATGATTTCTTTTTAGAGTTTTTTGGAGATTATTCCAAGACTATGGTGCATGGCAGGAAAGTCAAAGTCTGTCAAAGCCAACAAAGAGCAAGAGCAACCACTTGGATATGGAGGCGCACAGCTGGCGACGACTGGAGCTGACAGAGAGGAGGGTGCTGAGGTATTCTGGAAGTTTACCCTGCAGGGCTTTATAGATGAACAAATACCAGTGTTGTCTGCGAATGATGATTTCCAGCCAACTGAATCATAGAGAATGCAGTGGTCACCCTAATCAATCAcagaaaatagaatagaatagaaaagtgGCTGCCACCAGTTTGTTCTCTTTGCAGAGAATGtgaaacatgatttatttatttattttatttaaataaaagcttAACTACATTAGAAATatgaacattaaataaaaagctTTTCATCTATTCCTATTCCCAAGCACTGTACCATCAGACGTAAAAATTAATTATTAGCATTCGAGATATTTAATGCTCTTGTGCTTCAGAAAGTCAAAGAAGAAAGTTCAGTGTAGATCGCTCCAGATCAGTTTTGCCAGGGGCCTGCACAGTGCTTTGAAATGCCCCTGCTGAAGATGATAAAAGTTCTGCACCACACAAAGGTTCACTGTGGTTATAACGGAACCCCAGAATACGGTCTGTAAGTTTGAATCCAGGCGGGAAGTGTAGTTTCCCGCCTAGAGTTATTTCACTGCACACTCAGCAGCCTGAGGCTCTGGGTTGTTCTGAGCTAACAGCTGCTGTAGATTTTCCCTTCTGGTTTAAACTGGCATGCTGATGAGTTCAGGTGCTGTtggaaaatgaatgtatttgtgGCGTATGAATGCAATACAATTAggcattattgatcaataagtCAATTTTAATTGCCCAGTAGGTAAATCAAGTAACACAAGAGAGAACAACACCCAGGcatataaaacgaagtcactgcagtttcacgcagccatgcagtgatgactccgcccacattgagtaggtacttttttgtagtgcaGATGCAACCTAACCTTCAACAAGGGATCATTTTCCACCACAGTCAAGTCTGAATGCTGCTCATGTtatgtgtgtttctgcctcTTGCAAACTTGATAGGGATGCAATACTGTGGTGTTTCTATCACATTATATCTccataggaacagtggactgatggaTGCAAGTGTAGAGGGAGATAGTGCAGAGGAGGGGTAGGGTAAGTGTTAGGATAGAAGATGTTCTAGGaggagctgggttttcaagagcttggtaggtcattccaccagcgtggaacgacccTTGAAAAGagaatcctttgatgaacggagtagtcgaggggtaacataagcctttaggagagcatttaagtaggtgggagcagacccatgaagcactttgtaggctagcatcagtgattttaatttgttgCGGGCAgctaagggtagccagtggagctcaatgaacagaggaTTGACATGTGCCCTATTAGGCTgattcattcatacacacaaTGTCCATATTTAGAGTTGTGTTTAAATGATTGGATGTGTAATAAGTAATCAGCTCTGTAtgtatacaatataaataagtATATATCAATATGAGCAAGATGAAACgcacaaaaatatgaatataaaatataaacctTATAAGAACATAATACACAGCTAtacaaagaatgaaaaaaatgcatataatgtaaattattagaATAAACTATACAAGTATAGAAATATAAGAAACATACCCTGcagcaataacaaaaataaggaatgaattatttaaatgcacataaatataCGCAGATTGGTCATGGATAGACTTGACCAATAAGGTGCCTTTTTGGCTGGGGCTGTGAACGCCTCAGATTTGAGGActattcttgttgttttgttgcgtTTTCGTGTGGTGATGAAGTTAACGTGGTGTCTTTGAAGGCAACACGTTAGTcggttttctgtgtgtgtgtgtgtgtgtgtgtgtgggtgggaaACCCTCCTCCCCTCAGTGACAGCAGCGCTACTTCCTGCCTGCTGCCATAACTTTACTGTACActagtaaacacacacacaacagaccaGAGCAACGCGGTTGTCTCATAGTAGCGGCCATTcagcagagaaacaaagagcAGTAAGTGCTTTTATTCTTACTTTCCTGCAACCGCTGTTCACCAGACTGTGAGAAAACAACGGGCCTATATACGgtttaaacacagagaagagTGTGTTTGTAGCCTTCTGTGCTTTGCTCCGGCTCAATATCAGATTACTGTAATGTCACGAGCCGCGAAgataaactatatatatatatgagcgTGCGTGCTGTGTTCGGGTACATCAAGGTAAAAGCCCATGTCCTAATGTGCCACCTTCGCCTCAATATTAGCATAGCTCGTTGTTAGCGCACACTTCCCTATATAAGTTTCACTGAAGCCGTTAAAGTGAACACGAGTACGGCAATAGCACTTAGCATCAACACAATAACATGTTATTACAGCAAGTGGTGAGTGAGAATGAAAATAGTTAATATGAGTTCACGACACGAGCTGtcaaagtagaaaaaaagagagggggtGTGATTGACTTGCTAAGAGTTAAATAAAGCATCACatgagactgtgtttgtgttttatggcGTACATTAataagagaaaagaggaaacactAGGCGTCAGTCAAGCTAAGCTATTcctatttatttacattgttgttAACTGGTTCCTCCTGTTTACTGTCCACTGAGAGTGGAACATAAGCAAGGAAAATGTTTTGCTAGTTTGactacagaaaacacaactaaattgtttcaaaaaacaacaggaaaacagTTTTCATTGAGGACAGAGAAGACTACATATTTCCATACTTTAAGAGCCTGTGGAAGAACCAACAGGAATGTTGTAGTGGGGAGAATGAATCATTGGGCAGAGATGCCTTTGCTGCTGCCAATTTTATTTCCCCTCCAAGTGCTGGCAGCAAAGACTCCACCCGCCCATGCATCATATTACAGATTGACTAGACTCTAGTCACTAGAGTGTTATGGAGATTAACCTTTCACCATTACATTGCACACATTAGTCAGTTgtggttgtgtatgtgtggcaATTACAGGGTATTTTGCACGAGGTACACATCCTCCAGTGTGTCATATTTAGGGTATATTGGTAGATCTTAAATCTAGTGCCCACAAGTATGTATTTATAAGTGTGAaatcactaaaataaaaaatgtttggcTTCCGAAGCCTAAGAATCAGTCTGTACTTAATGCAAGGGTTGCACTTTAAAGCCGCacttttagtgatttttgtAAATGCTGATCGCatgctgcctctgtttggtctttgtgaacagaaacagaaattatttttttgattttcactGATAGAAAAAGGGGTTCCCAAATcagaaactgtattttaaataatctaCAATTATTGCAAGTTAAATTTCCCCTTAACTTTTGACCAGGAAGCTATGAATCTGGATATCAACTTCAGTGCtgttctgtcaagcaatacaatcagacctgactgagggagcatttgtgggTTTGTGactgggttttttgagcagtagaattttGCTTCTGAAACatggacacttctttgtgttttctgtcatactAGTgcaatgaatcacttcctgtgcgcagcACATGATCTAATCACCACCACTATTAGAACCAAAGAGAGAGTTGAGTGGAGCTGATAAGCACTGTGTGAACTAATTGTCTCAGTGTAATGGgaatttgttcatatttaaaattcaCTGTCTAAAGTTataaataatttacaaataatgtcatattatttatgttcacacagaccaaactgaggcagaataataacatcaacaatgacaaaaatcacaaaatgttcaaaaatttCCCAGCACGCAACCAAGATCGACTTTAAGTTGGGAGTACCTTTTGATACAAAACTAAcgattaaaatacagtggtttatTCTTCAAGATGAGACTATTTATGCCATTTAAAGCTCTCTTAACTCTACAGCAGTAGAGTTGTAATGTAGAATGATACAACACTTTTTCCACTTATCTTGTAAAACCATTTTTTCAGGCTGCTCTCTTCTTCCGGTCTGAGAATGactcagcaggagcagcaggattTCATGGAGAGCCTGGAGGCAGCGCTCTCCTGGATGCAGGCCATCCAGGAGAGGCTGAAGGCTAATGACAACACGCAGGGACCCCGTGATGCCCTGGAGGCCCGACTCAGGGAGACAGAGGTTTGACTCTGCACTCACCATCTGACCCTTCACTTCTCACCCCTGCTCCTAGTACTCTGTTTTTAGACTGCTTTATGGACTTTGTGGCAGCTGCTGTTTTTAGTCTCAGAGCAGGAATTTTATacaacaaaatgtgtaaaaagacTGAGCTAATTACTTACTGATTAACGAATTATACCACACACTTCATAGATCCACAAATCATTATTTATACTACCCTCTTTTCACACCTTTTCAGCAATCAGTTTTGAATTCACTAAACAGGGACTGTAACTATTTTACAATTACAGAAGTAACTTTTACATGTATTACTTAactttttgtgacttttaatcagcctttttttaagaatgaaatcaagctgtctttttaaatgtaaatagtttttagtttatttgttgaaaacatttaaagtgaataattttagtttgtggacaaaacttgTCATTTCAGAAAATCATCTTTTTGAGTTTTAttaaacaatgatcaacattttctggctttttatggatcaaacaacTATTTGATTAGtcgagaaaataataaacagattctgatcgattgtgaaaataattgttagttgtagCTCTAGACATTAGTCTGTTGTTAGTCTGGATGTAATGCTCCTAAAAATACAGTGGCTTTAAGGGGTATTCCcttaaaactaactttaactttttgcACACGGTTCTTGATTTGCTTTCAAACTGtgaaaaacagatcagtgaacaatgagatttttattttgaaaattaatttaaaggtgttatgtactgtatatgttccAAAATTAAGCAAAAGTGAGTAAATGGGTAAGATGAGACCTGGGCAGACTTCTTCAGAATTCTTTCTAAAGACTTGCCTTCCAAGTCCACAAAATTATTAACACTGTACAATATACCAAGTGTTATATCTGTCAAGCAGACAATGGTGCTTTAATTATGTCCTCCTTTGAGAATGTCGGGTTATTTGTGTAGCAAATGGAAGACTTTGGGGTGTTGGAGCCTAGAAGAATTCAGAAC
This genomic window contains:
- the gabrr2a gene encoding LOW QUALITY PROTEIN: gamma-aminobutyric acid receptor subunit rho-2a (The sequence of the model RefSeq protein was modified relative to this genomic sequence to represent the inferred CDS: inserted 1 base in 1 codon); this translates as MRCLLSSAGMNQWKGACKALTCGFAPSXMAYLTKSLILLWFLFVTHECRKYGHRVRRWSIAVETQKHANSLAKKPPDVTKSHKTKTEQLLKVDDHDFTMRPAFGGPAIPVGVDVQVESLDSISEVDMDFTMTLYLRHYWKDERLSFISSTNKSMTFDGRLVKKIWVPDVFFVHSKRSFIHDTTTDNIMLRVFPDGHVLYSLRVTVTAACNMDFSRFPLDSQTCSLELESYAYTDEDLMLYWKSGDESLSTDDRISLSQFLIQKFHTTSRLAFYSSTGWYNRLYINFTLRRHIFFFLLQTYFPATLMVMLSWVSFWIDRRAVPARVSLGITTVLTMSTIITGVNASMPRVSYIKAVDIYLWVSFVFVFLSVLEYAAVNYLSTVQDRRERKMRERARSQSLPCTCGISQTRTMIMLDGTYSEADTNSLAGYTEEPMEEQEEVPKKPEHMVVHLSVSSESTTTTTKKKKSLRTISIIENTHAIDKYSRMIFPGSYIFFNLIYWSVYC